One Turneriella parva DSM 21527 genomic region harbors:
- a CDS encoding EAL domain-containing response regulator, with product MAKRVVLVDDDPVLLALSESILSTEYEVQSFTSPESALFAVAAEVPDLIVSDVVMPLMSGYEFCEKVRKIPECADVPVLLISAYGDPVRAVESGADDYLLKPYRTEDLLGAARELIVIRSHEARMNLNLIGQQLLIAGQEKAIDAHAPDTVTGLPSLYATIPQIRAALGPDSHVLIVYLDISPLHDRDEIYGWKAFDQLLKAVAEILQKIEGFFISNDYFITMNRPLSNSIVIVQIDREGKYRSNPETMEIMIKSLQTKLLKELEYIFSNRTLKEFVLNIGYGQMFHKTSLPFIRLFYRALRDAEWTAHRKTEAQHLELKRDFSTFLRHGQVKTLFQPVFGEQNGQSVILGYEALSRGPEGQSLENPEILYNVAKELGQTAALDFKCFQAAISNAASMAPGLLLFVNVEPLSILTPEFKFFLLSQDKPFPADRLVFEITEREIIDNYAEFNRNLNFFRQLGIRIAIDDAGSGYSSLNQIARIKPDYVKLDALMVRDIDSDRFKQDIVDAFAAFAHKNGIIILAEGVETQAELEHVKRVGVDYWQGYHLARPAPEFL from the coding sequence ATGGCGAAGCGCGTCGTACTCGTTGATGATGATCCCGTATTGCTCGCGCTGTCAGAGAGCATATTAAGCACCGAATACGAGGTGCAGTCTTTTACCAGCCCCGAAAGTGCTCTTTTTGCAGTGGCTGCCGAAGTGCCTGACCTGATTGTCTCTGACGTCGTGATGCCGCTGATGTCGGGCTATGAGTTCTGTGAAAAAGTGCGCAAGATACCTGAGTGCGCAGATGTGCCGGTGCTATTGATATCCGCATATGGCGACCCGGTGCGCGCGGTCGAATCAGGGGCTGATGACTATTTATTGAAACCTTATCGCACCGAAGATCTGCTCGGTGCTGCGCGCGAGCTGATCGTCATTCGTTCACACGAAGCGCGCATGAATCTGAACCTGATCGGCCAGCAGCTCTTGATTGCCGGGCAAGAAAAGGCGATCGATGCGCATGCGCCAGACACGGTAACGGGGCTGCCGTCGCTCTACGCAACGATACCACAAATTCGTGCGGCGCTTGGCCCCGATTCGCACGTGCTGATCGTCTATCTCGACATCAGCCCGCTGCACGACCGCGACGAAATTTATGGCTGGAAGGCATTTGACCAGCTCTTGAAGGCCGTCGCAGAAATTTTACAGAAAATAGAGGGCTTCTTCATCTCGAACGATTATTTCATCACGATGAACCGTCCGCTGTCGAATTCGATTGTGATTGTGCAGATAGACCGTGAAGGCAAATACCGCAGCAACCCCGAAACGATGGAGATCATGATCAAGAGTCTGCAGACGAAACTCTTGAAAGAACTCGAGTATATTTTCAGCAATCGTACTCTGAAAGAGTTTGTATTGAACATCGGCTACGGTCAAATGTTCCACAAAACATCGTTGCCTTTCATTCGCTTGTTCTACCGGGCGCTGCGCGATGCAGAATGGACTGCGCACCGAAAAACAGAAGCGCAACATCTTGAGCTCAAGCGCGATTTCAGCACCTTTCTGCGGCACGGGCAGGTGAAGACCCTTTTTCAGCCCGTGTTCGGCGAACAGAACGGGCAATCTGTCATATTGGGCTATGAGGCGCTGAGCCGAGGCCCTGAGGGGCAGTCGCTCGAAAACCCCGAGATTCTCTACAATGTCGCGAAAGAGCTGGGGCAGACGGCTGCGCTCGACTTTAAATGTTTTCAGGCAGCGATCAGCAATGCCGCAAGCATGGCGCCCGGTCTGCTGCTCTTCGTCAATGTCGAGCCGCTTTCGATTCTGACGCCCGAATTCAAGTTCTTCTTGTTATCGCAGGATAAACCTTTTCCCGCCGACCGACTGGTGTTCGAAATTACCGAGCGTGAAATTATCGACAACTATGCGGAGTTCAACCGAAACCTGAATTTCTTTCGCCAGTTGGGCATTCGCATCGCCATTGACGATGCCGGCAGCGGTTATTCGAGCCTCAACCAGATTGCACGCATTAAACCCGACTACGTGAAGCTCGATGCACTTATGGTGCGCGACATCGACAGCGACAGATTCAAGCAAGATATCGTCGACGCGTTCGCAGCGTTTGCGCATAAGAACGGCATTATTATTCTTGCTGAGGGTGTCGAGACGCAGGCCGAGCTGGAGCACGTGAAGCGCGTCGGTGTCGATTATTGGCAGGGATACCATCTTGCCCGGCCGGCCCCTGAGTTTCTGTAG
- the atpB gene encoding F0F1 ATP synthase subunit A, with translation MNLLKALLFTSFFCTFAVSANPVPTAAPGVSATPSLQNAPANTDAHTPDAVHGEAFSFAETIAHHLSDAPLWKLELAGYDISITKRVVMLFIAAFLLVLILVPAARRIAKNPYSKPTRFTGFIEVLVNFIRNDVAHASLGHHAHPYEPYLLTLFFFILISNLLGLIPSLGELYMFAGQATGLVHAHAGHVDSFALPMAEKLWPGITATGDIAVTATLAIFTFLVILISGFAYQGVLFIRNIVPGGIPILLWPIMWPIEFIGLFTKPFALAIRLLANMTAGHMIILVLLGFIFQFQSYFIAPVSIAGAMAIYLLELFVAFLQAYIFTFLTALFISQVQHRH, from the coding sequence ATGAACCTGCTCAAAGCACTTCTATTCACAAGTTTCTTCTGCACTTTTGCCGTGTCGGCAAATCCCGTGCCAACCGCGGCGCCCGGTGTATCCGCAACGCCGTCACTGCAAAACGCGCCGGCGAATACCGACGCGCACACGCCTGACGCAGTTCACGGTGAGGCGTTCAGTTTTGCTGAGACGATTGCGCACCACCTCTCTGACGCTCCGCTCTGGAAGCTGGAGCTGGCAGGCTACGATATCTCCATTACAAAGCGCGTGGTAATGCTGTTCATTGCGGCATTTCTGCTCGTGCTGATACTTGTGCCTGCGGCGCGCCGCATCGCGAAGAACCCTTACTCGAAGCCGACGCGCTTCACCGGTTTTATTGAGGTGCTTGTTAACTTTATTCGCAATGACGTAGCGCATGCAAGTCTCGGGCACCACGCACACCCTTACGAGCCCTACCTGCTGACACTCTTCTTCTTTATCTTAATTTCAAATCTGCTCGGTCTGATACCCTCGCTTGGTGAGCTGTATATGTTTGCGGGCCAGGCAACGGGGCTTGTGCATGCGCATGCAGGGCATGTTGATTCTTTCGCATTGCCGATGGCAGAAAAGCTCTGGCCCGGCATCACGGCAACCGGTGACATTGCGGTAACGGCTACGCTCGCGATCTTCACCTTTCTCGTCATTCTGATATCAGGTTTTGCCTACCAGGGCGTCTTGTTTATTCGCAACATCGTTCCCGGTGGTATACCGATATTGCTTTGGCCGATCATGTGGCCGATCGAGTTCATCGGCCTTTTCACAAAGCCTTTTGCGCTCGCCATTCGTCTTTTGGCAAACATGACAGCCGGCCACATGATCATTCTCGTGCTGCTCGGTTTCATATTCCAGTTTCAATCTTACTTCATCGCCCCGGTGAGTATCGCCGGCGCTATGGCGATATATCTGCTCGAGCTCTTTGTGGCTTTCTTGCAGGCGTATATCTTTACGTTTCTGA